The following proteins are encoded in a genomic region of Acipenser ruthenus chromosome 4, fAciRut3.2 maternal haplotype, whole genome shotgun sequence:
- the LOC117400620 gene encoding leucine-rich repeat protein lrrA-like, with product MKPAQSHLSLVLNGDKFWKYRLERDPTEGGKRRLKLQGKELISVPLEVFDLEELQVLEMSPERESCLTYRMDLVPREIGQLRNLSILNLDTNELKVIPAEIGALKNLERLTLSNNFLSFLPKEFGRLQKLTSLHLANNAFREFPIQICQMRNLTFLDASDNKIRTIPPSVENLSKLETLLLFFNRLESLPETFSNLRSLHTLWLGKNKLRTLPRKFGNLVNLEWGDNQCSSNFEGNPLENPPLEICRGGPLEIKQYFAAWSDEGYLISYAAAF from the coding sequence ATGAAACCTGCACAGTCCCACCTCTCACTAGTCTTGAATGGGGACAAGTTTTGGAAATACAGGTTGGAAAGAGATCCCACTGAAGGTGGCAAAAGGAGGCTGAAATTGCAAGGGAAAGAGCTGATATCTGTACCCTTGGAAGTATTTGATCTGGAGGAACTGCAAGTCCTTGAGATGAGCCCAGAGCGGGAGAGCTGCCTGACCTACAGGATGGATTTGGTCCCGAGAGAAATTGGACAGCTAAGGAACCTGTCTATTCTTAATCTAGACACCAATGAGCTGAAAGTCATCCCTGCTGAGATAGGAGCCTTAAAGAACTTGGAGAGACTGACCCTCAGCAATAACTTCTTGAGCTTCCTTCCCAAAGAGTTTGGGAGACTCCAGAAGCTTACCAGCTTACACCTGGCCAATAATGCCTTCAGGGAGTTTCCAATCCAGATTTGCCAGATGAGAAACCTTACGTTTTTGGATGCCAGTGATAACAAGATCAGGACGATCCCTCCCAGTGTTGAGAACCTGTCAAAGCTGGAGACCCTGCTCTTGTTCTTCAACAGGTTGGAAAGCCTGCCTGAGACTTTCAGTAATCTCAGGAGCCTTCACACTTTGTGGCTGGGCAAAAACAAGCTGAGGACTCTTCCCAGGAAGTTTGGGAACCTTGTGAACTTGGAATGGGGGGACAATCAGTGTTCCTCAAACTTCGAAGGGAACCCACTTGAAAACCCTCCGCTAGAGATATGCAGAGGAGGCCCACTGGAGATCAAACAATATTTTGCAGCCTGGAGTGATGAAGGTTATTTGATTTCTTATGCTGCTGCtttttaa